Sequence from the Aromatoleum petrolei genome:
TCGCGATCGTCGAGGATCGCATCCACGCCCGCAGCGAGCAGCCCTTCGTAGAGCTTGAGCGCCTCGCTGCGCACCGCCTCGGACTTGCCCCAGCCGACCGGGCACACCACGATGCGGAAAGGCGCGAGCGCGTCGGGCCAGATGATGCCGCGCGCGTCGTTGTTCTGCTCGATCGCTGCACCCATGATGCGTGTCACGCCGATGCCGTAACAGCCCATCTCGAAGTGCTTGGGCTTGCCGTCCTCGTCGAGGAAGGTCGCGTTCATCGACTTCGAATACTTCGTGCCGAGGTAGAACACGTGGCCCACCTCGATGCCACGCTGGATCGCGAGGCGTCCCTTGCCGTCCGGGCTCGGGTCGCCCTCGATCACGTTGCGCAGGTCGGCGACGAGGTCCGGTTCGGGCAGGTCGCGGCCCCAGTTGGCCCCGGTGTAGTGGTAGTCCTCGTCGTTGGCGCCGCAGATGAAGTCGGACATGTTCGCCACCGTGCGGTCGGCGACGACCTTGACCGCCTTCTTCATGCCGATTGGTCCGAGGTAGCCGGGCTTGCAGCCGAAATGGTCGTGGATCTCGGCCTCGGTCGCGAAGCGGAAGCCCGCCTTCAGGCCCTCAACCTTGCTTGCCTTAACCTCGTTCAGCGCGTGGTCGCCGCGCACCAGCAACAGCCACACCGTGACGCCGGCCGGCTTGCCCTTCTCATCGACGTCGTCGGTCGCGAGCACGAGCGACTTCACGGTCGTCGCGAGTGGCAGGCCGAGGAGCTTCGCGACGTCGGCGCAGGTCGCGGCGCCCGGGGTCGGAGTCTTCTCCAGCCCGTGCATCGGCGCCGCGCGCGACGCCAGCAGCGGCAGCGCCTCGGCCAACTCAATGTTCGCGGCGTAGTCCGAATCCGGGCAGTACACGATCGCATCCTCGCCGGTGTCGGCGATCACTTGGAACTCGTGCGAACGGTCGCCGCCGATGGCGCCCGTGTCGGCTGCCACCGCGCGGTAGGTGAGGCCCAGGCGGTCGAAGATGCGGCAGTAGGCCGCGTACATCGCGTCGTAGCTGCGCCCCGCGGCCTCCACGTTGCGGTCGAAGGAGTAGGCGTCCTTCATCGTGAATTCGCGCCCGCGCATCACGCCGAAGCGCGGACGGCGTTCGTCGCGGAACTTGGTCTGGATCTGGTAGAAATTCTTCGGCAGCTGGCGGTAGCTCTTCAGCTCCTGGCGCGCGATGTCGGTCACCACCTCTTCGGAGGTCGGCTGCAGTGCGAAGTCGCGCTCGTGGCGATCCTTGAAGCGCAGCATCTCCTCGCCCATCTTCTCCCAGCGGCCGGTCTCGGCCCACAGCTCGGATGGCTGAACCATCGGCATCGTCAGCTCCAGGGCGCCGGCGCGGTTCATCTCCTCGCGGACGATCTCCTCGACCTTGCGGATCACGCGCAGGCCGATCGGCAGGTAGCTGTAGATGCCGGCGGCAACCTTGCGGATAAAGCCCGCCCGCAGCATCAGCTTCTGGCTGACGACCTCGGCGTCGGCGGGGGCTTCCTTGAGGGTGGAGATGAAATACTGGCTGGCACGCATTCTGGGGTCCGCGGTAGTCGGTTGGGCAAACCACAGATTTTAGCCGGTCGCGTGCGCCTCGGGTATGCGCCGTGCAGCCGAGCCGCGGTTCGCGCAAATTTCGTCGCTCGTGCGGCAAAAAGCCCTGTCGATACGGGAACATGCCATGGGTCGTGCCTTTCCAACGCAGGGTAAGTGTGAAAAAATTGCTGCAACTCTCATGAATTGAAGGTTTGATCATGCTCGACCGTGAAGGCTATCGCCCGAACGTCGGCATCGTTCTGGTCAACGCGCGCAACGAGGTGTTCTGGGGTAAACGGATTCGCGAACATTCCTGGCAGTTCCCGCAAGGCGGCATCAAGCACGGGGAATCTCCCGAGCAGGCGATGTTCCGGGAGCTCTTCGAAGAAGTGGGTCTGCGCCCCGAGCATGTGAAGATTCTTGGCCGCACGCGCGGCTGGTTGAGGTATGACGTTCCGAAGCACTGGATAAAGAGGGAATGGCGCAACACCTACCGCGGGCAGAAACAGATCTGGTTTCTCCTGCGACTGGTCGGCCGTGATTCCGACGTCTGCCTGCGAGCCAGCAATCATCCGGAGTTCGATGCCTGGCGCTGGAGTGAGTATTGGGTGCCGCTGGAAGCTGTCATAGAGTTCAAGCGGCAGGTGTACCAGCAGGCACTGCTGGAGTTGGCGAAAAACCTGTTCCGGGTCCGTCCCGGAGAGCTGCCTGAGGCCTACCGGGCCGCCGCGGAAGCGCGCGAGCCCTGAGTGCGAGACTGACGCCGTCGCGTTGCCACCGGAACTTCCGGAGGTGGCGCGGCGGCGTTTTTTTGTGTTCTCCCTCCAGCTGCTGAACCGTTGAACGGGCGACAGGTCGAATTGCTTGTGCCGGCTTCCGACCGGCCGCGGCGCGCACCGACGGCGCCGTTCGCGGGGCGCGCTCGACTTCTGTCGAGCAATGTCTGCAAGACGCGCAAGCGCCCCTCCACGCCATCGTCTGCACTGGGAGGTGCTCATGAACCGGGAATTCGAACCGCTACCACAAGCCCGGCTGGCGGGCTTGCACTGCGAAGTCGCCAGAACGGATGAAAGTCGCAAGGTTTCCGCGTCGTCTCCCGCAGTCGAGGTGATGACCGATTTCACTCGCGTGCCTGCTGCGACCATTTCGGGCGAAACCCTGCTCGACGACGCCAATCGCGCCATGCTGCTGCGTGGCGTCCGGCTCCTCCTCGTGAGCGATGCGCGCCACCTCGTGCGCGGCGTTATCACCGTCGCCGACCTGCTTGGCGAGCGCCCCGTCCACACCGCACGTGAACGCGGCGTGCCACTCGGCGAACTGACGGTGGACAACGTGATGACTCCGCTGGAAAAGACCGAGGCCGTCGAACTCGGCGAGATCATGCGTGCCGATGTCGGCCACATCGTCTCCACGCTGCGCCGTTCAGGCCGTCAGCATTTGCTGGTGTTGGAGCGCGAGGAGGGCGGTCGCGGCCTCATCCGCGGAATCTTCTCGGCATCGCAGATCGCGCGGCAACTCGGCGAACCGCAACCGATGATCACCGAGATCGCGCGCACCTTCGCAGAGATCGAAGCGGCCATTGCGGCTTGAGCGGTGGAGACATTCCCATAGCCGGACGCCATCGAAAACATAGTTCCATTCAATTTTCGCATGGCGCCGGCGGGTTCTAGGCTTCAAGCATCCCCGGCACCAGGCCGGGGCGGATCTTCGATCCACCGAACGAGGAGACGACCATGGAACTGAAGGGATCCAGGACCGAAACGAACCTGAAGGCCGCATTTGCGGGCGAATCGCAGGCCAACCGCCGTTACCTGTACTTCGCGGCAAAGGCCGACGTTGAAGGCCAGAATGACGTCGCCGCGGTGTTCCGCTCGACGGCAGAAGGCGAAACCGGGCACGCGCACGGCCACCTCGAATATCTCGAAGCGAGCGGCGACCCGGCCACCGGCCTGCCGATCGGCGCCACTCGCGCCAACCTCGCCGCTGCCATCGCGGGCGAAACGCACGAGTACACCGACATGTACCCCGGCATGTCGAAAGCTGCGCGCGAGGAAGGCTTCGACGAGATCGCCGACTGGTTCGAGACGCTCGCCAAGGCCGAGCGCTCGCACGCGAACCGCTTCCAGAAGGCGTTGGACGCGCTGCAGGACTGAGTCCTGCGCCGTATCCGCTCACGGGCGGCCATTCCGGTCGCCCTGACCCTTTCCTGAAGGCCGCGCGGCCCGCGGGTTGCGCGGCAAGGGAGGTCGCATGTCCAGGCGGGAAGGCAGTCTCGAGGCTCCGACACGTCACCCCGTTGCGTGGCAGGAGGCGGAGTACTACGACGAGGCCAAGCTAGGCGACGAACTCGGCCGGGTTTTCGACATCTGCCACGGCTGCCGGCGCTGCGTGAACCTGTGCAACGCATTCCCGACCCTCTTCGACCTCATCGATGAGGGCAGTACCGGCGAACTCGATGGCGTGGACAAGAAAGACTACGTCAATGTCGTCGACCAATGCTACCTGTGCGACCTGTGTTTCATGACGAAATGCCCGTACGTCCCGCCGCATCCGTGGAACGTCGATTTTCCGCATCTGATGCTGCGCGCCAAGGCGGTCAAGTTCCGCAAGGGCGAAGTGCGCCTGCGCGATAAGGTGCTCACCAGCACCGACGCGCTCGGCAAGCTCGCCGCCATCCCGGTCGTCGCTCAGACCGTGAACGCCGCCAACCGCAACGGCGCCGCGCGTGCAGTGCTGCAGTCGGTGCTCGGCGTGGACAAGCGGCGGGAACTCCCGCCTTATGCCCCGACCCGCTTCCGCCGCGCGGCCGACGTCCGTGCAGAGTGGCCGGTGCGCGACGGCGAACGCACACCGGGCAAGGTTGCGATCTTCTCGACCTGCTACATCAACTACAACGAGCCCGGCATCGGCCACGACCTCGTCGCCGTGCTCGCGCACAACGAGATCCCCGCCGTCCTCGTCCGACAGGAAGCCTGCTGCGGCATGCCCAAGCTCGAACTCGGCGACCTCGAGGGCGTGCGACGCCTGAAGGACGTCAACATCCCGCAACTTGCGGCGCTCGCGCGCGATGGCCACGCGATCCTCGCCGCCGTGCCGTCGTGTGCACTGATGTTCAAGCAGGAGCTGCCGCTGCTCTTCCCGGACGACGCAGATATCATCGCCGTCGCGGAGGCGATGTTCGATCCCTTCGAGTACTTCATGCTCCGCCACCGCGACGGCCTGCTGAAAACCGACTTCAAGCAGCCGCTCGGCAAGGTGTCCTATCACATCCCCTGCCACAGCCGCGTGCAGAACATCGGACAGAAGACGCGCGAGACCCTGCAACTCGTCCCGGGCACCGAGGTCACCACCGTCGAGCGCTGCGCCGGTCACGACGGCACCTGGGGGGTCAAGGAAGAGTACTTCGAGCAGTCCATGAAGATCGGTCGCCCGGTGTTCCGCCAGATGGCGCAGGGTGCGCCGGATTTCATCAGTTCCGACTGCCCCATCGCCGCCCGCCACATCCGGCAGGGCATCCGCGACGGCGGCACCGAACTCGAGGCGGAGAAAGCCCACCCCCTGACCCTGCTGCGCAGGGCTTACGGACTGTGAGGAACCGACCTCATGAACGTTATCTCCCGCGAAAGTCTCCTCAGCCTCGAAGCCTACGCTCGCCAGCGCGCCGACTTCCGCAGCCGCGTCATTGAGCACAAAAAGGCGCGCACCCTGCATCTTGGCGAGCACATCACGCTGATCTTCGAGGACGAACTCACGATCCGCTACCAGATCCAGGAAATGCTGCGCATCGAGCGCACCTTCGAGGAAGCGGGAATCCGCGACGAACTCGACGCCTACAACCCGCTCGTTCCCGACGGCAGCAACTGGAAGGCGACGATGATGATCGAGTTTCCCGCCGAGGATCTGCGGCGACAGTGGCTCGCCCGCCTGATCGGGGTCGAACGTCGTGTCTGGGTGCGCGTCGGAGATGGCGAACCGATCTTCGCGATTGCGGATGAGGACCTGGAACGCGACAATGGCGAAAAGACGTCCGCGGTGCACTTCCTCCGCTTCGAACTGCCGCCCGCGCAGATCCGCGCCCTGCATGCAGGCGCCGCGCTCGCGGTCGGCGTCGATCACCCCGCCCTGACGGCGGTCGTGGAGCCCGTACCCGACGCGATCCGGCAATCCTTGTGTGGAGACCTGCGAGCTTGACGCTGCTGCATCCCATCGTCCGCGGGGGCCTCCTGGCTCTCGTTTGTTTTTCGGCCCCGGCAGTCGCCGGGCTACTTACCGACCCCGATCCCGAGTGGAAGGAGGGCGAGCACACGCTGCCGACGCCGCCGCGCGAAGCCGCCCTGCGCGAGTTTTTTGTCAGCAGTGCGTCGCCCAACCACTTCTACATCGATGAGGACAGCATCGTCGTCGCGGAAGACGGCGTCGTCCGCTACACGCTGGTGATCCGCACCTCGGGCGGCGCAACGAACGTCACCCACGAAGGCATCCGGTGCGCGACCGGCAGCTGGCGCCTGTATGCCACCGGCCGTGCCGGTGGCCAATGGACCGCGGCGCGCGACGAGGAATGGAAACCGATCGTCGACAACGCCTACAACCGCCCGCGTTCGGCGCTGTCCGAAGACCACATCTGCGACGGCCCGGTGCCGCCGCGCGATCGCGACGAAGTCCTGAAGCGGCTGCGCGGCGAAGCCAGCACCTTCATGAAATCGGGAAAATAAGACTGCCGACCGAGGAAACCCCCATGGATCAGCTCATCGTCGAATTCGACAAGGCCCTGCGCACCTTGTTCGCCCCCGCGCGCTCGGTGCGCCCCGTCCCCGGTGGCGACATCCCGGATACCGTGCTCAGCGACGCCCAGCGCGAACACATCGCCGGTCTCATGCGCGTCAATCACTGCGGCGAGATCTGCGCCCAGGCCCTCTACCAGGGGCAGTCCATCATGTCGCGTGATCCCGGCGTGAAACGCGAAATCGAGCAGGCGTCCAATGAGGAAACCGAACACCTCGCCTGGACCGAACAGCGCATCGCGGAACTCGGCGGGCGCAAGAGCCTGCTGAACCCCCTCTGGTACGGCGGGTCGCTTGCCTTGGGAATGCTGGCGGGGCGTCTCGGCGACCGCTGGAACCTCGGGTTCCTCGCTGAAACCGAGCGCCAGGTGGAGGCGCACCTGCGCGGGCATCTCGACCAGCTGCCGGCCGAGGATCAGAAAACGCGTGAAATCATCGAGCAGATGAAAGTGGACGAGGCCCGCCACGCCGACACCGCCGTCGGTCTCGGAGCGCAAGAGTTGCCTGCGCCGGTGAAGGCCGCGATGAAGTTCGTGGCGCGCGTGATGACCACCACCGCCTATCGGGTCTGATCGGCACGCGGGGGCAGAAGGGGGCGGCCGCCCCCGCCCGGGCATGTCGGCCGCCGCTGCCTTATGCCACGTCCACGATCGTCACTTCGTGGACCATCTCGGCCGTCTTCGCCAGCATGATCGACGCGGAGCAGTATTTCTCCGCCGACAGGTGCACCGCCCGCTCCACCACCTCGCGCTTCAGCCCCTTGCCACTCACGGTGAAGTGGAAGGTGATGCGCGTAAACACCTTGGGATCGGTTTCGGCCCGTTCCGCCACCAACTTCACCTCGCAGTTGCGCACGTCGTGACGGCCGCGCTGCAGAATCAGCACCACGTCGAAGGCCGTGCACCCGCCTGCGCCTGCCAGCATCATCTCCATCGGCCGCGGCGCGAGGTTGCGACCGCCCGCTTCAGGGGCTCCGTCCATTGCGACGACGTGACCCGTGCCGGTTTCGGCAAGAAAGGTCATCCCGTCGACCCATTTGATCGTGCATTCCATCTTTGACTCCGTTGTCGGCTGGATAGGGGTCGCCATCGGTCGACCGGATGGCGATTCTACCGGAACGCCGGGCGCGTCCGTCGGCTCCGTCATGCGGACATGCTGCAATGCGGCATAACAACGTGGATGACGCTTCGGTGATGACTGGTGACAATCCTGCGATACCCGGAAACGGTTAGCTAAATTGATATGCGTCAATAAGTTGTGAATTTATAAGCAACGCTTATCTTTCGATTAAAACATTTATCGTGCGGCGCACAAAAAAATCTTGCCACGCCAAGCTCGCTTGCGGATAATTGACCTCAGTCGGATCAATTGAGCTTCGTGATCCAAACCGGTGTCTCCTCCACCCTCCTCCTTTGGTGTGGATTTAACGCAGTCCCGCAGGGGCTGCGTTTTTTTTGGTGCGGCCGGAATCGGGCCCCATCCCGCATGAGAGTGGTTCTGCCGCTTGCGGACGGATTCGCCGGATTCGGGTTCCCGTGGCGGCTCCTCTCCCCGAGGGAAGGAGCCGCCACGCGTCAAAGGCTCAGAGGCTGTTGCCCAGATCGGCGCGGAACTTCGCGACCAGCTTCTCCTGCCAGTCCGATACCGGCTTCAGGCGACCATAGAAGAAGCGCAGGATTTCGGGTTCCTCCGTGAACGCCAGGCCGCCGATGAGCCGGCGGTTGGCGTACAGCCACTCCAGGCGGTCAATTGCGTATTTGACCTGCGACAGAGTGAAGACCCGGCGGGGCATTGCCAGACGAACGAGTTCCATGTTTGCGAAGATCTCGCGTCCGTCGGGTTCACGCTGCTCCGATAGCGTCCCGCGCTCCATCCCACGAATGCCGCCGGCAATATAGAGCGCGGAAGCAAGCGCGCCGGCCGGGTACTCGGCCTGGGGGATGTGGTCCACGAACTTCATTGCGTTGACGTGGCACCCAAGTCCGCCTGCCGGCGTGATCACGGGAATATCGCGCTTCTGCAATTCGTCGACCATGTAGGCGATGAACTGCGGCCCCTGGTTGATCACCTCTTCGTCCATCGTCTCCTCGAGTCCGACGGTGAGTGCCTCCATTTCGCGCACCGACATGCCGCCGTAGGTGAGGAAGCCTTCATACAGCGGCACCAGCCCTCGCATCCGGCGATAAAGTTCCTCGCTGCGGATGCAGATGCCGCCACCGCGGGCGCACCCGAGCTTGCGCGCCGAGAAGTAAATGATGTCGCACTGGTCGGCGATCCGGCGCGTGATCTCGCGGATACCGAGCGCCCTGCAATCGGCTTCGCGTTGCTTGATGAAGTGCAGGTTGTCCGCCAGCAGGCTCGCATCCAGCACCAGCAACAGGCCGTGCTCGTCGCAGATCTTCCGGATGTCGACAAGGTTCTGCAGCGAGAACGGCTGCCCGCCGATCAGGTTGGTGCCCGCTTCCATGCGCACGAAGGCGATCTTGTCCGCGCCGTGCAGTCCGATCACGTCGCGCAGCTTGCCCGTGTCCATATTGCCCTTGAACGGATGCACGCTGACGACCTCGAGTCCCGTGTCGGCGACCAGTTCTTCCACCGTGCCGCCGTTGAGCGTGATGTGCGCCTTGGTGGTGGTGAAGTGATAGTTCATCGGCACCACGGATCCCTTCGACACCAGCACCTGCGACAGGATGTTCTCGCATGCGCGGCCCTGGTGGGCGGGAAGGAAGTAGGGCGTGCCGAAGATCTCCTGCAGCTTGCTCTCCAGCCGTGTGTATGTGGCGCTTCCCGCATAGCTGTCATCGGCCACGAGCATCGCTGCCTGCTGCTGGTCGCTCATCGCATTCACGCCGCTGTCGGTGAGCATGTCCATGAATACATCCGAGTTGCGCAGCAGGAACGTGTTGTTCCCGGCTTCCGTGATCGCCGCCAATCGGCGCTCGACCGGAGGCAGCGCCAGCTTCTGAACGATCCGGACCTTGTGCATTTCCAGCGGGATGCTCTCTCCGCCAAAGAACTTCACTTCCGCCATACCCTTATTCCTCCACGTTCTCTCGTCAAAAGTGCACTATTATTCATGCGAGATCCGGTGCGGCTTTGACCTGACACAAATGTCGGCGAGTTTGTCCGTGTCGATGGCGGCCCTGGTCTTCCTGTATCATCGCCGTCCTGACGAGCATCACACATCCTGATTTGACTTTCAGGGGTGCTTCCTATTACCATCACGAGCTTTCCGTTTATTGGCCTCTGCCCCAGGCCGGACAAGATCGAGGATTCGAATGAAAACGTTTTCTGCCAAGCCGCACGAAGTCAAGCGCGACTGGTTTGTTGTCGACGCTGCGGACAAGGTGCTTGGCCGGGTCGCCGCCGAGGTAGCCCGCCGTCTGCGTGGCAAGCACAAACCCATTTACACGCCGCACGTCGACACCGGCGACTTCATCGTCGTGGTCAATGTCGAGAAGCTGCGTGTCACCGGTAACAAGGCGCAAGACAAGAAGTACTACCGCCACACCGGTTTCCCGGGCGGAATCTACGAAACCAACTTCACCAAGCTGCAGCAGCGCTTCCCGGAACGCGTGCTCGAAAAGGCGGTGAAGGGCATGCTGCCGAAGGGGCCGCTGGGTTACGCCATGCTGAAGAAGCTGAAGTGCTATGCGGGTGCCGAGCATCCGCACGCCGCTCAGCAGCCCAAAGTTCTCGAGATCTGACAGGAGCCGATCAATGGCTGTGACTTACAACTACGGCACTGGCCGCCGCAAGACCGCGGTTGCCCGTGTTTTTATCAAGCCGGGCTCCGGCAACATCGTCGTCAACGGCAAGCCGCTGGACGAGTTCTTCTCGCGTGAAACCGGCCGCATGATCGTGCGCCAGCCCCTCACACTGACCGAGAACGAAAACCGTTTCGACATCATGGTGAACGTGACCGGTGGTGGCGAGTCGGGTCAGGCGGGTGCCGTTCGTCACGGCATCACCCGTGCGCTGATCGAGTACGACGCTGAGCTGAAGTCGGTGCTGCGCAAGGCTGGTTTCGTGACCCGCGACGCGCGCGAAGTCGAACGGAAGAAGGTCGGTTTCCGCAAGGCCCGTCGCCGCAAGCAGTTCTCCAAGCGCTGATACCTTTCCCGGTATCCGCAGGAGCAAGAAGCCGCCCGTTGGGCGGCTTTTTGCTTTTATGCCCGCAAAACCCGCGGGCCAGGAATGAGATAATAAAAAACTGCATCGGGGATTGCCCCGCCAAGGAGAAAGCATGATCAAGGTAGGTGTCGTCGGCGGTACGGGTTACACGGGTGTCGAACTGCTCAGGTTGCTTGCGCGTCACCCCGGTGTTCAATTGCAGGCGATCACCTCGCGTGGCGACGCCGGCATGGCAGTGTCCGAGATGTTTCCGAGTCTGCGCGGACGCGTAGACCTGCGCTTCGTCACGCCAGCCGACGCCGAACTCGATCGCTGCGACGCGGTGTTCTTCGCCACGCCCAACGGCATTGCCATGCAGCAGGCGCGGGAACTGGTCGACAAGGGCGTTCGCGTCATCGACCTCGCGGCCGACTTCCGTATCCGCGACGTTGCGGAATGGCAGAAGTGGTACGGCATGCCCCACGCCGCGCCCGAGCTCGTGGCCGAAGCCGTGTACGGTTTGCCTGAGCGCAATCGCGAGCAGATCCGTTCCGCGCGCGTGCTCGCCAACCCGGGCTGCTACCCGACGGCCGTGCAGCTCGGCTTCCTGCCCCTCATCGAGGCCGGTGTGGCAGATCTTTCGCATCTGGTGGCCGACGCGAAGTCGGGGGCCTCGGGTGCCGGGCGCAAGGCCGAGG
This genomic interval carries:
- a CDS encoding RNA pyrophosphohydrolase translates to MLDREGYRPNVGIVLVNARNEVFWGKRIREHSWQFPQGGIKHGESPEQAMFRELFEEVGLRPEHVKILGRTRGWLRYDVPKHWIKREWRNTYRGQKQIWFLLRLVGRDSDVCLRASNHPEFDAWRWSEYWVPLEAVIEFKRQVYQQALLELAKNLFRVRPGELPEAYRAAAEAREP
- a CDS encoding DUF3501 family protein; translation: MNVISRESLLSLEAYARQRADFRSRVIEHKKARTLHLGEHITLIFEDELTIRYQIQEMLRIERTFEEAGIRDELDAYNPLVPDGSNWKATMMIEFPAEDLRRQWLARLIGVERRVWVRVGDGEPIFAIADEDLERDNGEKTSAVHFLRFELPPAQIRALHAGAALAVGVDHPALTAVVEPVPDAIRQSLCGDLRA
- the rplM gene encoding 50S ribosomal protein L13; translation: MKTFSAKPHEVKRDWFVVDAADKVLGRVAAEVARRLRGKHKPIYTPHVDTGDFIVVVNVEKLRVTGNKAQDKKYYRHTGFPGGIYETNFTKLQQRFPERVLEKAVKGMLPKGPLGYAMLKKLKCYAGAEHPHAAQQPKVLEI
- a CDS encoding rubrerythrin family protein gives rise to the protein MELKGSRTETNLKAAFAGESQANRRYLYFAAKADVEGQNDVAAVFRSTAEGETGHAHGHLEYLEASGDPATGLPIGATRANLAAAIAGETHEYTDMYPGMSKAAREEGFDEIADWFETLAKAERSHANRFQKALDALQD
- a CDS encoding tryptophanase; its protein translation is MAEVKFFGGESIPLEMHKVRIVQKLALPPVERRLAAITEAGNNTFLLRNSDVFMDMLTDSGVNAMSDQQQAAMLVADDSYAGSATYTRLESKLQEIFGTPYFLPAHQGRACENILSQVLVSKGSVVPMNYHFTTTKAHITLNGGTVEELVADTGLEVVSVHPFKGNMDTGKLRDVIGLHGADKIAFVRMEAGTNLIGGQPFSLQNLVDIRKICDEHGLLLVLDASLLADNLHFIKQREADCRALGIREITRRIADQCDIIYFSARKLGCARGGGICIRSEELYRRMRGLVPLYEGFLTYGGMSVREMEALTVGLEETMDEEVINQGPQFIAYMVDELQKRDIPVITPAGGLGCHVNAMKFVDHIPQAEYPAGALASALYIAGGIRGMERGTLSEQREPDGREIFANMELVRLAMPRRVFTLSQVKYAIDRLEWLYANRRLIGGLAFTEEPEILRFFYGRLKPVSDWQEKLVAKFRADLGNSL
- the argC gene encoding N-acetyl-gamma-glutamyl-phosphate reductase — translated: MIKVGVVGGTGYTGVELLRLLARHPGVQLQAITSRGDAGMAVSEMFPSLRGRVDLRFVTPADAELDRCDAVFFATPNGIAMQQARELVDKGVRVIDLAADFRIRDVAEWQKWYGMPHAAPELVAEAVYGLPERNREQIRSARVLANPGCYPTAVQLGFLPLIEAGVADLSHLVADAKSGASGAGRKAEVHTLFAEAADTFKAYGVPGHRHLPEIRQGLVGMAGKDVGLTFVPHLTPMIRGIHATLYVRLTQEVDVQGLFESRYRGEPFVDVMPAGSHPETRSVRASNMCRIAVHRPQGGDVVVVLSVIDNLVKGAAGQAVQNMNIMFGLDETLGLDIVPVSP
- the coq7 gene encoding 2-polyprenyl-3-methyl-6-methoxy-1,4-benzoquinone monooxygenase; protein product: MDQLIVEFDKALRTLFAPARSVRPVPGGDIPDTVLSDAQREHIAGLMRVNHCGEICAQALYQGQSIMSRDPGVKREIEQASNEETEHLAWTEQRIAELGGRKSLLNPLWYGGSLALGMLAGRLGDRWNLGFLAETERQVEAHLRGHLDQLPAEDQKTREIIEQMKVDEARHADTAVGLGAQELPAPVKAAMKFVARVMTTTAYRV
- a CDS encoding CBS domain-containing protein, which gives rise to MTDFTRVPAATISGETLLDDANRAMLLRGVRLLLVSDARHLVRGVITVADLLGERPVHTARERGVPLGELTVDNVMTPLEKTEAVELGEIMRADVGHIVSTLRRSGRQHLLVLEREEGGRGLIRGIFSASQIARQLGEPQPMITEIARTFAEIEAAIAA
- the rpsI gene encoding 30S ribosomal protein S9; this translates as MAVTYNYGTGRRKTAVARVFIKPGSGNIVVNGKPLDEFFSRETGRMIVRQPLTLTENENRFDIMVNVTGGGESGQAGAVRHGITRALIEYDAELKSVLRKAGFVTRDAREVERKKVGFRKARRRKQFSKR
- a CDS encoding heterodisulfide reductase-related iron-sulfur binding cluster codes for the protein MSRREGSLEAPTRHPVAWQEAEYYDEAKLGDELGRVFDICHGCRRCVNLCNAFPTLFDLIDEGSTGELDGVDKKDYVNVVDQCYLCDLCFMTKCPYVPPHPWNVDFPHLMLRAKAVKFRKGEVRLRDKVLTSTDALGKLAAIPVVAQTVNAANRNGAARAVLQSVLGVDKRRELPPYAPTRFRRAADVRAEWPVRDGERTPGKVAIFSTCYINYNEPGIGHDLVAVLAHNEIPAVLVRQEACCGMPKLELGDLEGVRRLKDVNIPQLAALARDGHAILAAVPSCALMFKQELPLLFPDDADIIAVAEAMFDPFEYFMLRHRDGLLKTDFKQPLGKVSYHIPCHSRVQNIGQKTRETLQLVPGTEVTTVERCAGHDGTWGVKEEYFEQSMKIGRPVFRQMAQGAPDFISSDCPIAARHIRQGIRDGGTELEAEKAHPLTLLRRAYGL
- a CDS encoding proline--tRNA ligase, whose protein sequence is MRASQYFISTLKEAPADAEVVSQKLMLRAGFIRKVAAGIYSYLPIGLRVIRKVEEIVREEMNRAGALELTMPMVQPSELWAETGRWEKMGEEMLRFKDRHERDFALQPTSEEVVTDIARQELKSYRQLPKNFYQIQTKFRDERRPRFGVMRGREFTMKDAYSFDRNVEAAGRSYDAMYAAYCRIFDRLGLTYRAVAADTGAIGGDRSHEFQVIADTGEDAIVYCPDSDYAANIELAEALPLLASRAAPMHGLEKTPTPGAATCADVAKLLGLPLATTVKSLVLATDDVDEKGKPAGVTVWLLLVRGDHALNEVKASKVEGLKAGFRFATEAEIHDHFGCKPGYLGPIGMKKAVKVVADRTVANMSDFICGANDEDYHYTGANWGRDLPEPDLVADLRNVIEGDPSPDGKGRLAIQRGIEVGHVFYLGTKYSKSMNATFLDEDGKPKHFEMGCYGIGVTRIMGAAIEQNNDARGIIWPDALAPFRIVVCPVGWGKSEAVRSEALKLYEGLLAAGVDAILDDRDERPGVMFADWELIGVPHRVVIGERGLKEGMAEYQGRRDAEATKVAIGDLAGFVAAKLRGE
- a CDS encoding OsmC family protein, which produces MECTIKWVDGMTFLAETGTGHVVAMDGAPEAGGRNLAPRPMEMMLAGAGGCTAFDVVLILQRGRHDVRNCEVKLVAERAETDPKVFTRITFHFTVSGKGLKREVVERAVHLSAEKYCSASIMLAKTAEMVHEVTIVDVA
- a CDS encoding CNP1-like family protein, whose product is MTLLHPIVRGGLLALVCFSAPAVAGLLTDPDPEWKEGEHTLPTPPREAALREFFVSSASPNHFYIDEDSIVVAEDGVVRYTLVIRTSGGATNVTHEGIRCATGSWRLYATGRAGGQWTAARDEEWKPIVDNAYNRPRSALSEDHICDGPVPPRDRDEVLKRLRGEASTFMKSGK